A window of Heteronotia binoei isolate CCM8104 ecotype False Entrance Well chromosome 17, APGP_CSIRO_Hbin_v1, whole genome shotgun sequence genomic DNA:
TGACAAGGAAGCCATTTTGACCATGTGCTCACCTGAAAATCTGGAGCAAGCTTCAAGGAAATGGAAAAATCTGTAGAGAGCTAGAACTTCCTAAGCTAAAGAGCCTATCCTATTTTAACAaatgatagggcatgtatagacaGAGGGAGAGGGCTTGCAGTTTTACCCATACCATATCTTTGGTATTCCTTGCTCAATCTAGTGTTGTGCTAAAGGTATGCTCAtaaactttttctttttaataaatactctCTAAcctttgatgctggtagtggttctctgtaccacaagGACCTCCTTCATCTCAGACATGCTCTTTTAAAAGGAGTGTCGGAGGAAGGCAGGCAATTGGCAAGGGGGCattcctccaggggtgcacaGGGCAGTAAACAGTTCCCATGGTGGCCAGGTGCTGATCAGTGGGAAACACAgatcttggaagggaagctgggagtcctgacccccCTAGTGAATAATTTCATACAAAGGTCAGTGGTGATGGGCTACttgagggagaaagaaaaacctctccaggtgttgagaaAAACCTAGGAAGGCAGCggggaacagggcctgcaggccagagcaggcaaaTTCCACCACAATGGCCATAGCAAAAGAGAACTTCCACATGCGGAGATCGTAGGAGAAAACCGCAGGGAAGGGCAATCTCTTGGATGCACTGCTTCCTGGAAGCACCTGCCTGCTTATTACTGCCGACGGTGTGCTGAACTTTTGTTTGGATTCAGCAAGTCTCTTCTTTTGCATTCATAGAATGCAGGGTCCCCCCAATATGCAAAGGTATTCAATGTAAGCCGCATCTTCATGTAGTCATTTATGCAAGCAGATCACACTAAACACAGATCCACCTGCATGTTCTGTAAAACTGAAAAGCTTGCATAGCATTACTTACACCTAGTGCTGTTTTCTGTTTAAATGTCCATAGCAGTGCACCCCTCACAAACATATGCTTTATTCAGTTACTGAACtaaagccaccccaccccccccaattAGATGCTAGAGAGCAGTGATGGCATACCTGGTCTGCTTGGATGCTGACAACTTGATAAGAAAGCTCCTCTGGGCGTGTCAGTGCTGCATGTCTTGAGGGAAAGAAGAGATACTGAGATGAATTTCTTTTGCTGCCCAACAGGATGCTACAAAGATGATTTGTCTGAGAAGCTGCCCTTAGTGGTTTTCATTATACCTCTCTCACTGAAATGTTACTATGCTTAGTGCATTACTCATTGATCCATACTGATGTATCTGGTTAGCATCCTCTGCGACCCTGGTGCTAGTTAAAGAAGGTGCTGACCTTCTCCAGTAGAggggtgtcatgatcctaggcctagtgaagCTTGCAGGCTGTAGGGAAGCCTGTATTAAACTAGCTACAGGGcccacatttcccaggatcccttctgtccctctgattggatgggcagcagttttggagggaaaacttgtccAGTGAAAAACAGAAgagtgggacctggaaggaaagaataaaaggccagctagagagggagggttctctctggaaaagccGGGCTGGAGAGAAGGCTGAAGTCATGAGAGTTCCCTCATCTAAAtagtggtgagtcagttggaagCAGAAGGAAAGGAACTAGTTAAtcgtgtcagggcttttattttctttatacCACCTTTACTATGTGTTTCACTttcaataattaaaaccactTCTTGTTCTTGACCACTTACAGTAAACATATTATTGTTACACTGCCTGAGCCCTCACATCTATTCTGTCATGGATGGAAGGTATTTGTTAGGAAGGAAGACACAGGGGGTGGGTgcatgctctgggccctcccagacagacccttaccagagtggtggcagccagtagaaggctctccctggtcccctgcttgtgacaaaCACCactccccacttttctccccacacCCACACCACACACCACACCACACACCACACCCACACCACACCAAAACTGAGACTGATCATACTCTTCCTCTTCATCTGTGGTGAAAAGATTCAGCCGGAAGCCTGCCTCAGTGCCCAGGGGCTTCTTTATCTCCAGGCCACCCATTAGCTTGGCCAAAAAATTCAGCTCTTCTTTAGCCAGAGGATTGGGAGCGGCATTCTCCTGCATGGAACAGCAATGGGGTTGTTACACAAAGAAGCAAATAAGTAGATACAAAGTGGCACTGGGAGGTCTCTGTCCATCAGGGTCGCTGCCTCCTAGacgggctgctatgcagaggaaagcaatggtaaatcacctctgcttatctcttgccctgaaaaccccatcAGGTGGAACTTCATAGCGTTGCTATGAGTCGGTTGTGACTTGAAGGCATTCTTTACCTCATCTGGCCTTCAGAGGGAAAGGAGTTTTACAAGGGAACAATATACACCTGCATCATGAAATCACTTCTAAGGTAACTTGGGCAGCCAAAACTCCTATCAAGCTATCTGCTGCATCTCAGAGAGTGGGATGTAATATAACTTCATGGGATATTTCAGGACTTAGTTGACAATTGCACAGAGTCAAACTTCTTGTTCCTGGGactccccctttctcctctctGGAAATCTCTTGGGAAAAGAGATGCTCCTCTCCTGCCTGGGGGTGGGAGGGTCACTGCTATTCTCTCCTACTTCCTTCCTGCCCAGATTCTCTCCCAAGTCCTTCAGagctctcaaaaaaaaaaccacacacacaggaCTACAGAAGTTGCATCTGGCAACTGAGACAACTGGATCACGAGGGAGGGCTTGGAAAATAAAATCAAATCGAGCACATTGAGTAATGTTCTGATTAATATTGTTCCATCTTGCTTTTATCACAAAAGGATCACACAGTGGAAATGTTTGTGCATGAAGCAATACTCCAGGCAGGTTCTAAACACAGCAGTGCTTGAGAAAGTAAAATACAAGAGACCAACCTTTATACGGGATGCCGTATTTTTAGCTGTTCCTGACATGTGTGTCTCTACAGGCCGGCTGATGCTATACCTAGAGGCAAACAGAAAGCGCATtaggcagacaggaggaaaggggCCAAAAGCCCAGTACAGAGGTGTGACTTTGCAAGCCACTGCTTACATGTTTGTTCCCAGTTTAATGACTCTGTCTCCATAAAGGTCGAATGAGCCTTCTCGGATAGGAAGGAGATAATTCCCACCGTGAACAAACTCAGTTCTTTTAATTTCATCCCCTTTGCTGTTGAAAATCCTGAAAACATAAAAGCAAAATAGAATCaccattttataatttttttatggcACAGGCTTGTGGAGCTCTAGACTTTGTCTTCAAAAGGATCTGTTAGGAGCAGCTCAACTGGAGAGCTTAGTAACATGTGTATTATTCAATGAGCTGAGGATAATGCGTTTGCCAGTCTAGGGAAGACCATGAAGCTGtgccctactgaatcagaccattggtccatcaaggtcagtattgtctgctctagcaatggctctccagtggagGTCTCTCACAGCCCCtagtgcctagggttgccaggtggtgactggaaatCTCTTgcgattacaactaatctccagatgacagagtttagttcacctggaggaaatggctgctttggaaggtggattctatggcattatactccattgaaatccctcaccaggctccaccccccccatctCCCggtatttcccagtctggagcagGCAACCCTTATGGTTCAATGCCAGTGATTGTACCTAgaatcttctgcatgcccagctgATGCTCTTCAACTGAACCAAAGCCCCTCCAGAGACACCCTTGCTCCTTCTTAGGATGGCAGTTTGTCTTAGTCCTTTTAACATGACACTCTAGGATGGGAAAGGTTGTACCTGCCCTACCTCCAGTGATGtacagaaagcagctttaaaaaatCACCTGATGAGCCCTGGAATCTCTGTTCCCCAAGGAACTGGACCCGAGGTTGGGAGTACAAAGCGGCCATTGGAGTTCTGCACTTTATCTTTTAGGAAGATGGAGACCTGTTTTGTCAGGGAAATGGCTCCATTTACAAATTATGTATGCTTCACTTCTGCATCTCATCATGCAGTCCCCTTTCCCCAGTTTTACTGGAATGGCTTTTCAGAAATACCCACCCTGATGTGCATGTCCTGAAAGAAGATGAGCAGTGTTTGCCTAATGAGCTGAAATTCGCCATCAGAGAGTGAGCCGTACATCTGGGAAAGAGAACTGGGTTGTGACATGAGCAACACACAAGGCTTCTGCTTTAGTGTTATTAATATTTATAAAGGCATATTTTTGAGTATTTCATATATCTTTACAACTGCTGGTAAACATTTCACAACTTCCCAAGGCCACCCAGTAGATCACTAACTGCTTCTGGGATCCTAAACCAGGGTCTCCCAGGTTTAACCATCAACATGGAAATCTGGATCCAAATAAAATGTGCTTATTTCTCAAAACCTGGGCTCTGTTTCAGAATGGCCCTAAGTTCTGAATGGGTTACAACTTAAAGTTGCTGATCTATTACTGCCTGCTGATCAAATCCCCAAGTGTTACTTTCTTTTATCACTGGTCATTCCACCCTCATTTGATATCCTGCTCTTTGATTCCTTTATAATTCCATTTTGGAAATCTATTTCCTTTATTATTTGGGAAGCTCTCACCTTTTCTGTAATCACACACAACTGCAATTAGTCAAGGTAGCTGACCACCCAAAAGCCACAAACAaaaggaccgattccccactagccttgtctcgGTCTCATACTCTTCTCTGTGgtgcttccatctgattttgcacaagttgccgtGGAGCTACAACtcaccccacctctttcccatggcaagcaagatcctctgaaaactggtttctgcttgctgtgggaaagaggcggggcgagttgcagccctgtggcagcttgtgcgaaactGGATGGAAGcaccacggagaagaggagcgtgagtcCAGGACAAGGCTAGAGGGGAATCGGTAAAGGTTTGCATGAACTGGCTTTTCCTTCTTGTAACTCTTCTATAGTTATAAGTAACCAATGGTTGAACAAAACACAGAAGGCATGCTGTACGCTTACATCAATGAGCTGCCGAAAAGTTTCATCAACTTGATTCAGAATGCCAGGTGAATCTTGGATAAAATCCTTGATGGCATCTAAGTGATTGAAAGTGACAAGCAGAATGTCTCTAGGCCGGGGACAGAGTAGAACCTGGTACTTGAAGGCCATGGTCATGAGATCGTAGagctacaggaaaaaaaaatgcaagtagAATCTAGTTGGATCACAGAACCCAGGCCAGTTAGCTAAGCTCCCATATCTGCAGTGCAGttctaagtagagttacactcttctgaactccaatggacttagaaggggtGTAACTCTTCTTAGAATTGAACTGATAATTGGTTTAGTGCATCATAAGCAGAAATTCTAACTATCCCCCCGATAGAAATTCCTGAATGAGGATTTTTGTAGACAGGAAATACTTTTATCAGTTCATGCAAAAAACATTCTGTTATTCACATCCAGAGAAAGATATCGGTAAGAAAATGAGGCAAACAAGGACATGGAAAAATAACGGCCCCAAACACTCATGAAGCAATCCTGATGTGTGACTGTGCTGATGCACATGCATGTCTAGCCATCCTCAGAAGAACTCGCATGCATAAAACCACACTCCTGCTGTCCCGTGGCTGAATGATTCATAAAACAGACCCACACTTGATTGCAGTCAGCCTGCCGACCATTTGGATTTCATGGGTTTAATTAGCCAGCAGGTTTTTCCCCAGGGAAAACTGGTTTCTGGAACTGCTAGGTGATAAGAGTTAAATGGAAAGAGGACATCTGCAAGGATCCAATAAGCAATGAACATGACCACAAAAGTGCACCTAGCATGGTGCACCAAAGCTGTTATATGACTCCACTATCACACATGCAAGTCCCACTGTTTCAGCCATTTTGTCAGATCTTTCTGAAGTTGCTGGACCATGATGGTGCAGTAAATCCTCTGCAATAAAGAGTATGGGCTTTGATCATATTCCCATTATGACTGCACATCCACACTCAGCCAACATGCAGAGTTGTGTAACTTGCCTctagttcaatatttttttgtaAAGAAGGAGTGCACTGCATTCCCCTTAATGCTAAGGGAAAAGGGAAGGTTCTGCCTTACCTTATCCATGCTGGCTTGGTTCAGCCTCATGATGGACGCATGCGCTAGCCGGTCATACACAGTTCTTAGGGCCTTCTTG
This region includes:
- the OSCP1 gene encoding protein OSCP1 isoform X1, which codes for MSTRTLPLLFLNLGGEMLYILDQRLRAQSIPGEKARKDEWTDVDRRRVMNDIITTMFNKKFMEELFKPQELYSKKALRTVYDRLAHASIMRLNQASMDKLYDLMTMAFKYQVLLCPRPRDILLVTFNHLDAIKDFIQDSPGILNQVDETFRQLIDMYGSLSDGEFQLIRQTLLIFFQDMHIRVSIFLKDKVQNSNGRFVLPTSGPVPWGTEIPGLIRIFNSKGDEIKRTEFVHGGNYLLPIREGSFDLYGDRVIKLGTNMYSISRPVETHMSGTAKNTASRIKENAAPNPLAKEELNFLAKLMGGLEIKKPLGTEAGFRLNLFTTDEEEEHAALTRPEELSYQVVSIQADQDQERNEQLSRIMEEFEVAEQPRQSTSKGADLLAMMDEL
- the OSCP1 gene encoding protein OSCP1 isoform X2 codes for the protein MSTRTLPLLFLNLGGEMLYILDQRLRAQSIPGEKARKVMNDIITTMFNKKFMEELFKPQELYSKKALRTVYDRLAHASIMRLNQASMDKLYDLMTMAFKYQVLLCPRPRDILLVTFNHLDAIKDFIQDSPGILNQVDETFRQLIDMYGSLSDGEFQLIRQTLLIFFQDMHIRVSIFLKDKVQNSNGRFVLPTSGPVPWGTEIPGLIRIFNSKGDEIKRTEFVHGGNYLLPIREGSFDLYGDRVIKLGTNMYSISRPVETHMSGTAKNTASRIKENAAPNPLAKEELNFLAKLMGGLEIKKPLGTEAGFRLNLFTTDEEEEHAALTRPEELSYQVVSIQADQDQERNEQLSRIMEEFEVAEQPRQSTSKGADLLAMMDEL